A region of the Lycium barbarum isolate Lr01 chromosome 1, ASM1917538v2, whole genome shotgun sequence genome:
CTACCAAATAGCAGCACAAGACAGAAATTCTTTCAGCGAACACAACATCTAGATTGGAAATCAGTTTTCTGGGAAGACTATAACAAAATCAATATTCCTTGGTAAAATGGAATTCACCAAACTCGCTTGGGAATTGACTTGAGTAGTTGTTTATGTTGTAAAGtagaatttttattattttaaagtTCAATCACAAGAAAAAATTTATTATGAATTATTCAAGGCTAATCTCGATttctaagacaaaaagaaggaAGACACAACTTCTGAAGAATATTTACCCGAACAAATGCAATGGATATGgtattaaaataataattttcttaCATAGTTTGTCTCAGCCTCTAGAGATGACCATCCTTTTTCAGTCGAGTAATGAGTACTCTTGTAGAACTCGATTCTATCAGGCTATACTCCATTTTCAgcctataaaataaaatattaatatgAAGTAGAACTAAAATATTGTTagtaaaaataacaaaaatggtATAACTTACAAGTTCAGCACGAGCCGGTACAAACGCTTTTGACCCCATGAAATGATTAATTTTAAGCTTACTTCGATTGACCCTATTTATGTCGCATCGTTTCTACAAAGAACATATAAATATATGTAACTTAATCAACAAGGATAATAACATGAATATAAATTACCTTATGCTCTGGATCAGCCCAGATGTCACAAAGCTTATTCCAATTTTCTCGGGTCAACTCTGGCACTTCAATTTTACGAGCTTCTTCCTCCGAACGTGCACTTTCAAATAGCTGTTTTAACTTGTACCGCCATTTTAGGCTTCTATTTTTCAAAATATCCTCACAACTATCTTTCACGTAATGCTCGTCCAAATCAATTTCAAACTTCTAAAAAACAGATATGTTATGAAGAAACACACGAACAATCAAAATTCCTTTTATATTAAAACAATAATTAATCATCACATCGGCTAATATATCTGAACGGGAAACATCCTGTTAATGTGCAATGGTCAAAAGGGGGTTCTTATTCTTGGAAAGTTTTTTGTGGTATTAGAAGTGAAGTTGAATTCAATATCAAATGGATTATTGGCAAAGGGTACATTGATTTTTGGTTTAACACTTGGTCTGATAATGGTCCAATTCACCAGTTCATGCCTGAAGATGTCGTGCTGAACAAGATTAGTCTAAAGGATATATACAGAAAGTGCATACTTGAAGATGTCGTGTTGAACAAGACTAGTCTAAAGGTATATACACAAAAGGTAATTGGGGATGGAACTTACTTCAACATCAACCTTCTAATGAGACCAAAATTCATTTTGACCAGTCTTAACTTAATCTTAGAAGATTCTAAACCTGACCAAGCTGTTTGGACTTCTACTTGTTCTAAGAAATTCTCTGTTGGTTCTGCTTGGGTATTCTTTTCAGACAAACGAGAGACCCCAACTCTTTGGAGAGTAAATTCTGGCACAAAGATATACCTTTCAAAATGAGTGTTTTAACTTGGGGAGCCACCCACAATAGACTAGCCACTGATGCAAAAGTGGCTAGACTCGGAATCACCCTTAACACTGACTTTATTGTTGTGAACCTTATAATATGACTAATGAGCTTGAAAATATAGTGACCATTTATTTTGTGCAGGGGAACATGCTAGAAAAATGTGGGACTACTTTGAAACACCATTGGGCATTGAACTCAGGAACATGAATCTAAAAATGCTATTGCTCAACTGGTGGAATATCAAAAACAAAAATCCTATTGCTGATTATATCTTGAAAACATTACCACAAATAATTTGTTGGGAATTGTGGAGTACAAGATGTAGCAACAAGTTTGATTTCGAAAAACCTTCATTCTATAAAACTAGTACTAATATCCTGAATACTGTTTTGCAGGTTACAAAGAAGGAATTTGGAAATGCAAAGCTAGGAAACAGCTGGAGCTATCTATGCCAAGCCAGTGAAGCATCCATACAACATCATACTATCACTAGAGTCAACTGGTACAAATCCGAGGCCCCTTATATTAAACTCTATTTAGATGGAAGTTGCTTGAATGGAAATTGTGGAGGAGGAGGAATTATCAGAAACAACCAAGGAAAGGTCATTTTTGCTTACTATATCAAGATAGTGCCTGGCACCAGTAACCTTGCTGAGCAGTGGCTTTACTCTATGGATTGCAATGGTGCTCCAAGAATGGTTTCACAAGGATCTGGGGAGAAACAGATTCCATGTTGCTTACTAAGTGCATCAAAAGAGAATGGAAACCTCACTAGAGAATTCTCAATCAAATTATGGAGATCCAAAGAATTTTTGAAGAGCATGATTTCCTAATTAGTCATTGCTTCAGAGAAGCCAATAAACCAGCAAACAAACCTGCAGCTTTAAGTCATGATTTTAATGAAGACCATACCTTCAACTCTTTTCCTACTCTCCCTAGTTTTGTTAAAGGACTTGAAAATATGGATAGGTGGAACCTTCCATCATTTAGAATCAAACTCACTAAACCATCCCACATTAGATATGAACCCCCATGAAGCAGATCACTTTTTCAAACTTTGAGTTAGGACAAATCACACTAGCTTCATCTTAATGATCATGTATCAAGTTTAGTATGCCAAACTCAATATGTACATTTTTGCCCATCAATGATCAAAGGAGTCCtagtttgaattaaaaaaaatatggaCAAACTGGACGATAGCAGGTCACAGGAAGAGTGTGAGATATTAAAGAACTAGCTAGAATTACCCGTTGTGAAAAACTTTGATATGTCCTGGAAAACGGGGATTTCACCTTAAAAGTAATTTTAATTCATATCTTGTATGGATAAAATTGCCTATGTCATATTTAAGTAGTAGTCATAAGGTTCTTGGTGAAAAGGAGATTGAGTTTAAACTAAACTCTTCCTTTTTTCATACAaacaggcaaaaaaaaaaaaagataatgcaAATAGATTATTTTAAAAAACTCAGGGAAGAATAAATTGCAGTTCAAAAAATTTGTACTACATCACAGAAAATGATTGTAGTTCATGTGTGAGTACTCTAGAGCCATACGTAGTAAGCGAAGGATACATGAGTTAACTCACTACTAGCTTTCGATGGAGATAGATATAGTCGATGAGTTTGCCAAATAAATAGATGGATGAGTAACAACAATACCCAAAAGAAGAGAACTCACTATAATCACTACCATGTAATAAAATTACAAGAGTATAGAATCCTTACATGGCATCTAATTAGTTGTGCATCTTTGTCCTCTCTTGTGAGTTCCTTCCACTTGTTTGGAAGCGAAAGAAAATTTTGGCAATTATCCCTAGTTCATTGGATAATTTGGCCGATTGAGTTGGCTTAGTTGGCCTCCCTTTACCAACTGGGATCTCAATTTTCATCTTGCTTCCCATAGTCTTCCTCATCCTTTCAAGACCTTTCCCTCTAGTCTTGCCACGACCATTCCTGATCCTAGGGGAATCATCTGAAGGAAAAAAGTCAGTTCAAAATACCACCTATGAGTATCGCACAGGATTAAGAAAGCAACAACTTAAAATTTTGCTTCATTTATTTTAACAGAcaaccaagtcaagaaattcatcGACAAAACAACAAGAATATAGGACAGCTAATCCGCTAATAGCATCTCCTTTGATCATTGAGATCATACCCAGTGATTACAAATTTCACAGATTACATAAAATGTCGTTGGATTCCAAAGGCGTAGATCATAACAACTATCCATTAAGGAAAAGGTTTAAATTGTGCATTTGACGAAGTAGGTACCTTTACATATCTGGTTTTTATACCATGATGAGCAAAGGAGAGCCGATCAAGAATAAACCAAGTGTAACTAGCACTAGTTATCATGAAGAAACTATTACATGTAATCTATGCCAACATTTTCAACTTCTTAGACTCACGTATGTAGCTTATATAGCATATTGACAAAGCAAAATCAATCGCAACTGCTCATACAAAATATCCAATGGCTtgcattttaagaaaatatgtaagATAAAGGGTAATAACATTAAGCACTTCTTTTTAAAATGTTGAAATAACATCAGATAACTTTATGAGTTAAATCCGCAAAACATATCGGTTGATGATTGAATTACTGAAATAACAGTCAAGATCAACATAAGAATTATTTGAGAAATTCGGAAATGCAAGAAAGAGAGGtgaaaaaattaaagaacacaGAAGAAAGAGTACACTAAATAATTATTACAGATTTAGTACTTTCACTATTACAACCCCAATTCTAAGTATGTTAGCTCTAAAATTTTCTATGTTCCACTTATAAAGAAGCTCCACTGTGTATCAAAAAGAATTTCACTGTCCTGTCAAAATAATCGAAGGTAAACGAACCTCGTTTCTCAATTACCACTCCTAATTGATAACAGGTCGCCAAAGAATAATATACTGGGGTTGTTATATGCTGCAACTGTTTATCTATTCACCATGTGGATTCATGTACAGGGGAAGCTATTAACTACCGATCGTTTGGTAAAAAGGGGCATGGATATAGACACAAAATGTAGCCTATGTTTACAACAAGATGAGACAAATGAACACTTGTTTGGCTACTGTATAGTGATAAGATGCATATGGGATAGAGTTCTAAGATGGATGAACAAAACTACTCCACAAAATCTCACCTGGGAACAACATAAACAGTGGATCATTGGAAGTGTCAAAGGGCAATCACAAGAAGCGCAACTGTTCAAACTATTATATACAGAGTTTGTCTACAAGGTTTGGATGGAACGCAACCAACGAGTATTTGAGGCCAAAAGCAAAACAGGAGAACAAATTGCAAAGGAAATTATATATACATTTTGTGTTCGAGGTCCTCCGAGACTTAGGAATTTAGTAGACAACCTTGTATTTTAAAGCTTATGTTTCACTTTTAGGCTCTTGTTCTGTTAGATTTATTTGAGATAGCAGGCTGCGGTATCGCCTTGCTACCAGTTTTGTAATGACTACTTGGTGATTAATGGAaagttagttaccaaaaaaacaAAATAGTCGGAGGTTCCAACAAAAAAGGAGGGACAGCATGACCATCTTGAAGGACATTGCACAGGAACTGCCTATCGCTGGACAAAAACAGTACAAATGGACAGGAGTGTTGAATACTGTGCAAGCATATCCTTAAAAGCATTGTATAGCTATAGATAGGAATCCTTGTTATACAACTTAGTTTTCATTTTAATCTTGCCTTGAACAAGTTCCTGGAGTCACAAAGGACCAGTAGTGTAATTATGCTCAATTTGGTTGAATAAAATTTACAcatttgacccaaaaaaaaaaacttacttaTCATTCCAATCATTCGTGGTTGAATGATTTTCGCTAGAGTGAACTGAATCAACTTCATTTATCCCAGTACTTCGTTTGCCCAATATCACTCTCACCATCCTCAAATACTGAGCTAATGTCTATCTCTTTCTTTACTAGTTTAACATAAATGAAAGTTTCAAAGGTTAATGTTTTTATTCCAATTTGGCCAataactaaataatttaattctaaCTAATATAATAAAACGTATTACCTGTATTAACAGCGGGAGTAAGGTTATTTGATTCATCCGGGGATTGAGTAGCTTGAATAGTTTCCCCTGTAAGTG
Encoded here:
- the LOC132642945 gene encoding uncharacterized protein LOC132642945 gives rise to the protein MAPGGRIFKQTTLTGETIQATQSPDESNNLTPAVNTDDSPRIRNGRGKTRGKGLERMRKTMGSKMKIEIPVGKGRPTKPTQSAKLSNELGIIAKIFFRFQTSGRNSQERTKMHN